atattacTTTATTGAGTAGTTAATGGTTGGTATatgataatttatttaaatttcaaaaaataatcttttttgaaATCTGTTGaaaagagatagccagaaattgagagggaaggagacagagaatatgagaaataggggctgggtagtggcacacccagctgagtgcacatgtaacaatgcacaaggtcccaggttcaagccctcagtccccatctgcagagggaaagctttgtgagtgatgaaacagtgctgcaggtatctctatctcccccctccctctcagtttctgactctctctatccaataaataaagattaaaaaaagagacagagacacctgcagatctgcttcaccacttgaaatgtTGCTGAGTTTATCTCTACTCCTCTTTCCCTCCAAATCTTCACTCACTATCCCTTACCTGTCACCCTCACTATCCATGAGACTCGATCAGTTCTCAGGATTTTTAGGCCTATAATAGCCCCAAAGCTCCCTGCATGCTtaacttcctttctcttctcccttctctctctgacaCTTCTACAGGAGATCATGTGTCTAGCTACTTGTGTTTGATTCCCTAAAAAATGTCTCCAGGGACCAGCTGTGGGACAGACTGTTTCTCTCCTGGGAAAGGTCAGGATGGGGGACGTAAAATGTCTGAggcctgaaggaggaggaggaaactggCTCCTCCCCAGCTGCCATCCTCTTGGCTTCTCTGGATTTCAAGGAGAGTCACAGACAAAGTGCACATTTTAATTcagttttagaaagaaaaaaaaaaaaaagacatcatgtgAATTTTAATTAGGATACTTGACATGACGAGGCTTGTTTTACCAGAAATGCAAATATAAGAAGTAGCCTGAATAGGTTCAATGCTAATCTTCTGGATCCTGCTCTTATCAAAAGCTATTTCTCTTCTCCCCAAGTACCAACTCATCTTCttgcctcccccaacccccaccctacTCTGTCAGTCACACTGTGTGGGTGCCCAAGACCCTGGGCTCTGACCAATGAACAGAGCTGTCCTTTAAGCCAGCAGCCCACAGGCAGAGGCACCCAGAGCCCCCCTCCCAGGCCCAGGCAGAGGCCACAGAGCTGGTATTGTTTCTACTGTCTCAGAAAGGAGTCAAAAGCTTACTCTCAGCACAAATTAAGGCCCAATGTGGAGGGAAGATAATGGGTCCTACACCCAGAGCAGGCGATGGGCTGGGATAGGCAATGGGGGAGAGAGGCTTTGGTGGTCCTTCCATCTTTGGGAATGGAGACTGGGCTTGTCCCCCCTACCAGGTTATTAGGTTCCACTAGGTACTCTACAGATACTGAGCTCTAGGGCTTCTAGAAAAGTTGAGAACTCTGAACTGACAGGAGAGGCGGTGACAATCAGGAAGCTAGAGCAGCGGGAGGAGTTTCGAGAGGACGGTGCCAACTGGCAGCTCCTCACATGGCCGCCAGCCCTGCAGAGGATAACACCGTGAGGACCAAGACAACCACTCCAGACTGGTAGAGTTGGGGGATCTTCAGGCCTTTTCCCAGGTCCCAtatctgtagaaaaaaaaaaaaatatatatatatatatatagaaaagaaaaacaagaagttCAGCAGTTGGGGCCCAGGGTTGCTCTCAGAGCTCCTTGCTTCTGCTAACAATGGGGAGTACCTCTTGATGCCATTTCTGACAAAAGCAGTTCTCCCACACGCCCCATCTTCACCTCCAAACTCACACCCACAGAGCAGGCATCTTCAGCTCTGAGGTACTCAGTGTGAAAATGAGTGATGGGACAATGCTGAAAAAGACGTCACTGGGCAAAGGTCAGAGAGCAATTACACCAAGCTGGCTCAGCTTGCCATTCAGAAATGCACCAGCAGCCACCATGACACAGCACCTGGATGTACAAAAGCTTCTAGACTAATGAGACAAGATGTTCCCTGCCCCAGATGCAAAGCCAGAtgttgggttcccaaagtagaTTCTTTCAGGAAGCAAGTTCCTCAGCATTGCAAGCTTTATACTGAGGGAAGAGTCCTGTGGTCAAGTACAACATCTAGCTGCAAGACTTTTCACAAGGAGACTTCGAAACAGAAATAACAGACCAGATTTCCCTGATACAGGCAATCACAGCATTCCTCTTTAGAAGGGACATCTGTCAATCAGAGGaccagtattaaaaaataaaattattgggagccgggcggtagtgcagcgggttaagcacaaagatcagtgtaaggaccccggttcgagccctcagctccccacccacaggggattcgcttcacaggcaatgaaagcaggtctgcaggtatctatctttctctccctgtcttcccctcctctctcgatttctctctgtcctatccaacaacaacgacagcaataacaataataataaacaacaagggcaacaaaagggaaaaaaggcctccaggagcaatggattcgtagtgcaggcacaaaaccccagtgacaagcctggaggcaaacataaattaattaaatttcatataattaaaaaaaatatctatgtaATCTACAACACTTTCTCAATTTTGCTTTGACTGTGACAGCCAACAAGAAAtatctttgggggccaggcagtggtgcacctggttgagcacacattacaatgtgcaaggacccaggttcaagcccccagtccccacctgcagggagaaagtttcacaagtggtaaagcagggctgcaggtatctctttgtcactctccctctctatctcccctttccctctcaacttctggctgtctttgtccaataaataaagacaataataataaaaaaaattttttttaaggaattatctttttagggctggggagatagcataatggttacgcaaaaaagaCTTAAGTGTCTGAAGCTCCaatattccaggttcaatctccagcgccactataagccagagatgagcagtggtctggtatagAAATTAGttaattcgagcccccggttccccacctgcaagggagtcgctttacaggtggtgaagcaggtctgcaggtgtctgcatttctctcctctctctccatttctctctgtcctatccaacaacaatgacagcaataactacaacaatggcaacaaaagggaataaataaatattaaaaattcattaattattttaaaatatctttttgattgaTATTCAGTGTATATATACATGCAAAGGCCATGAAATCATAAATATATAGCATTTCTATATGTGGTAAATTAAATTCTGTATGTTGTAGTCTGCATTTCTTGTTTTGATAGCAACCACTAAATATCTACCTATGGAGTCAAAAACCACAATTTTAGAAACACTAGTCCAGACTCCTTTGTTCCCTAAAAAACTGTCATTTGTCTTCTAAGTTACTCAGAGATCTCCTGAGGAAAAAGCTGACTTCAGGCCTCACCCTTTTCTACAAGTGcctcaacatacacacacaccagttcCCATTCTACATACAAAACTGACTAATAAGGTGCATTTCAGAGACGAAAAACATCACCTAGATGAGAAGCTGCCCCTGTAGCTTATCccgaattttaaaaaatatttatttattcccttttgtcacccttgttgttttattattgttgcagttattattgttgtcatcgttgttggataggacagagagaaatggagagaagagggaagacagagggggagagaaagagagacacctgcagacctgcttcactgcctgtgaagcgactcccctgcaggtgggcaggtggggagccgggggcccgaccaggatccttaggctggtccttgtgctttgcaccacgtgcgcttaacccactgtgctaccgcctgaccccccaccccccaatttgtTTCTGTCTAGATTAGATCAGGTATCAAGCAGATcccaggaagaaaagaagaaagagaaaacgaaggagaaggaaggagcaggaggagaaaagTTGTTTTGCTTCTACAGACCCATCATCTTCCCTCTCCTTCATCACCCTGCTGCTGACCACtggttcttctccccacccccccccccccagctcagaGGGCAAGAACTCTGCACTGTCAGAGAACAGCTCAAATCCTCTCCCACACTCAGAGCCAGTCCTCCCTGGAAGAGAAGATAAAAGCAGACTTAAGGGCTTAAGGAAGGCCGTTAGGCTCCTTACTTCTCTCAACAGAGATTATCGGTACAGGCCAGAACCAGGGCAGAGAAACCTCAAGGGAGATTTCGTAAAACATCTATTCCTTCTTCCCGTCACACCGAAACAAAAGCAAATCTAAGGCTGGTTCCCTCTAAATCAGGATGTGGCCACTGAGAGCAGATCAGCTGATTTCCAGCAGAGAGCAGAACAGTTCTGTGCAAGGGAAGTCACTAATGGAAATGTGCTCCCTTGGTCTCCCCCTCACCGGGCAGTGCATTGCTCCAGAATTAAACAATACTGCCCAGGGAACACTTGACAGATACACTTAATTTAAGAGATCACTGAGTCACTTTAAATTTTCTATTAAAATGTCTATTGGACCAGGCTGAAATTCAGAAAGCTCTAGGCTCAGAAGTTAGCAGAAGGCGAACTGAGACGAAAGCATCTATTGGACAGATGGCTCTGGTTCAGAAGGAAAGGAAACCTAAAGAATGAACTGTAACTGCAGTcctgggaaaggaagggagatggggaagggaaaaGTGAAAACTTGAAATGCTGGTGGGGCTGATCTCTGACCTGGAGGCAGTTCTAATTCCTTTATAAGGAAGAGGCTGGTTTCCAATTGACCCCCAAGGTTGTGGAGGAGGAGTGTGGACATTTTTCAGGCCCTCAAAAGATTCCAAAAACCAGAAATAGTAACTGGGATCCCAAGCTCCCAGTTTCTGTTACAGATGGCCTAAGTCTCCTGATGAGCTCAAAATACAAACAGCAACAACTATCACCAAGATAACTACAGTCAATTGATCTGGCTCCAGCCAAAACTGTCCCTCTAGCTGGGCGGGAATATTTGAATGAAAGAAGCAAATACCTCTACCTAGCTCACAGCTGACAACTCAGTGGCTAGAAAGTGCCTGATACAAACAGGTACCTGTGACTATGCCATCTAAGCCAGCTGTCAGACCTGGCTTCAGGGTCTCTCAGTTCCACCTCTGTCGTGCACAGTTCCCATGAAGCATCTGCCAGGCCTACATGCTCCTCAGCTGGGTCATCAGAGGGCTGCCCAGGGAGACCCAAGGGTTTCTGATGTTGCCCAAGCAAAGGCCAGCACAGTAAACTATTTTTGGCATCGCTAGGACTTAGAGGTTCCAAGCTGACTTttctagagaaacagagaggccccacagcactgaggcttcccccAGTGCTACAGTATTCCCAAGTGAGCGATCATAACAGTTCCTTAGCCCAGGTTAAGAACAGCACTGAACCCAGACAGCAAAGCAGACAACCACCCAGCTCTCTTGTTCCCTTCACCCAGACCTACTCCAGATGGCAAATGAACTTACTAAGTGTCGGATCCCATTCCAAATGTGGTACATGAGAGGGAAGGCGAGTCCAAACTTGGCAGTGTGGATCAGAGCTGGTGCCAGACACAGAGCCTTCACTAGGTCCAGATGACCCTCAAAGTTCCCGGGGAGCAACAGGGCCGACAAACCAAACAGAGACACTCCTGGAGAGAGAGCCAAGCAGACCCATCAATGCAGCCCACCAGCTACAGCAAAGACACACATAAAACTGGGCCTGTGAAAGCACAGCACCTCATACAACTGAAGCCACTTCGAAATGGAGACTTAAACTCATGTTCAGGTCTGTACTGGGGGTAGGCTGCTTGAAATATATAAGATCTGCTCTGGACTCTGGAGGGGAGGATTACCTGGATCAAAAGATCttaccagggggctgggtggtggcgcacttagtTGAACACACAActttcaatacacaaggacccaggttcgagcccccgttccccacctgccgaGGGAAAACtaaagatggtgaagcagggctgcaggtgtctctctccctctctatcacctccttccctctctatttctgtctctgtccaataaataaaaaaaaaaaaaaagaaaagaaagttatcaTTACCAGTAGGACTAGACACCCATTCTGTTTAAGATGAAGAGTgaaggggccaggcgatggcac
Above is a genomic segment from Erinaceus europaeus chromosome 9, mEriEur2.1, whole genome shotgun sequence containing:
- the SDHC gene encoding succinate dehydrogenase cytochrome b560 subunit, mitochondrial isoform X2; translation: MAALFLSAVPMGTTAKEEMERFWNKNTSSNRPLSPHITIYSWSLPMAMSICHRGTGMALSAGVSLFGLSALLLPGNFEGHLDLVKALCLAPALIHTAKFGLAFPLMYHIWNGIRHLIWDLGKGLKIPQLYQSGVVVLVLTVLSSAGLAAM
- the SDHC gene encoding succinate dehydrogenase cytochrome b560 subunit, mitochondrial isoform X1, with the translated sequence MAALFLRHAGRQYLRAHLSPQLVIRNAVPMGTTAKEEMERFWNKNTSSNRPLSPHITIYSWSLPMAMSICHRGTGMALSAGVSLFGLSALLLPGNFEGHLDLVKALCLAPALIHTAKFGLAFPLMYHIWNGIRHLIWDLGKGLKIPQLYQSGVVVLVLTVLSSAGLAAM